The window AAAATTGCCTTGATGGCTAGGAAAATAGCAGAGGCCGCAATAAAACAAGTAACACCATAAGCAATGACACCAATTAGCTGTGTCGTAAATGAATGTGCGGGACTGAATATCCCAACTGCCAGGGTGCCCCAGATGCCGCAAACCAGATGAACGGAGAGAGCACCAACCGGATCGTCAATTTTAATTCGATCAATGGCGATAACAGAAACAACAACTAGAGCTCCGGCGATCAATCCTATAATAATTGAACTCATTACACTGACTACGTCAGCACCGGCTGTGATTCCAACAAGGCCAGCCAGAGAGCCGTTTAAGGCCATGGTAAGATCAGGCTTTTTCTGCATGAGCCAGGAAACAACCATGGCTGAAACGATACCTGCAGCAGCAGCTAAGCTTGTGGTAACAAATACTAAAGATACGAGGGTAGGGTCAGCGGAAAGTACAGAACCGCCATTAAAACCAAACCAGCCAAGCCAGAGTAGAAAAGCGCCAATAGTTGCCAGTGGCATATTGTGGCCAAGTATAGGTTTGATTTGACCTTTGACGTATTTGCCAAGGCGAGGCCCAAGAAATAGAACTCCAGCTAATGCAGCCCAACCTCCGACAGAGTGAACCAGTGTTGATCCAGCAAAATCATAAAAGCCTTTCGCGTCCAGCCAGCCGCCACCCCACTTCCAACTACCAACCCATGGGTATATAAAAGCGACATAGATTGTTGAGAAAATTAAAAAGCTATGGAGTTTGATACGTTCTGCAACTGCACCTGATACAATAGTTGCTGCGGTTGCTGCAAACATTGCCTGGAATATGAAGTCGGTCCAGTAAGTGTAGGCGCCATCAGCATAGGCAATACCACCCGCATCACCGGCGGGGGCAGCTATGCCGAAACCGGCAAATCCAAAGAATCCACCCATGGAAAATTCACCAGGGTACATGAGGTTGAAGCCCAGTATGGCATAGGTTAGTAGGCCAATGGCGATTATGCCGGTGTTTTTGAAGAGAATATTTACTGTGTTTTTAGCTCTGGTTAACCCTGTTTCTAGGCAAGCAAAACCAAGGTGCATTATGAATACCAAAAATGTGGCTACCAGCATCCAGGTGTTATTGACAACATAATTAGCAACTGCACCGCTGATCTCTGCGGCTGCCTCTTCGCCGGCAACTGCTGCAACAGGTAAGGATACCAAAAGCATTGCAATGGGCAGAACATGTTTAGATATTTTGTTTTTAGACATCACTATCTCCTTTGATTCTTTTAATTCATTAGTCATTGTATTCACCTAGATCGCCTCGTTTCCTTTTTCGCCCGTACGAATCCTGCAGACTTCTTCAACTGGAAGTACGAAAATTTTCCCATCGCCAATCTTGCCGGTCTTAACGCTTCCAATTATTGCCTCGACAACTTTGTCTACCATGTCTTCAGTAACAACTATTTCGACTTTGACTTTTGGCAAAAAGTCAACAACATACTCAGCGCCTCGATAAACTTCTGTGTGGCCTTTTTGTCTGCCAAAACCCTTGACTTCAGACATTGTCATGCCGGCTATGTTGAGCTCAGCAAGCGCTTCTTTCAGTGCATCCAGCTTGAACGGTTTGATGATTGCTTCAATTTTTTTCATAACTCCCTCCATTAAAAAATTATTAAAATGCTAATTGCTGTTGTTGATGTTGATAACTTATTAAGCACTATGTGTGCCAATAAAATTGTAAAACAATTTTTTAATTGTAA is drawn from Desulfobulbaceae bacterium and contains these coding sequences:
- a CDS encoding P-II family nitrogen regulator, yielding MKKIEAIIKPFKLDALKEALAELNIAGMTMSEVKGFGRQKGHTEVYRGAEYVVDFLPKVKVEIVVTEDMVDKVVEAIIGSVKTGKIGDGKIFVLPVEEVCRIRTGEKGNEAI
- the amt gene encoding ammonium transporter: MSKNKISKHVLPIAMLLVSLPVAAVAGEEAAAEISGAVANYVVNNTWMLVATFLVFIMHLGFACLETGLTRAKNTVNILFKNTGIIAIGLLTYAILGFNLMYPGEFSMGGFFGFAGFGIAAPAGDAGGIAYADGAYTYWTDFIFQAMFAATAATIVSGAVAERIKLHSFLIFSTIYVAFIYPWVGSWKWGGGWLDAKGFYDFAGSTLVHSVGGWAALAGVLFLGPRLGKYVKGQIKPILGHNMPLATIGAFLLWLGWFGFNGGSVLSADPTLVSLVFVTTSLAAAAGIVSAMVVSWLMQKKPDLTMALNGSLAGLVGITAGADVVSVMSSIIIGLIAGALVVVSVIAIDRIKIDDPVGALSVHLVCGIWGTLAVGIFSPAHSFTTQLIGVIAYGVTCFIAASAIFLAIKAIFGLRVDEEEELIGLDMGEHGMEAYAGFEIKRNI